From Daucus carota subsp. sativus chromosome 6, DH1 v3.0, whole genome shotgun sequence, the proteins below share one genomic window:
- the LOC108225879 gene encoding uncharacterized protein LOC108225879 has translation MDQQPNETPPERNQETPEGPPPGFENFNPQMMQMFFNFLQQQAQNNSNNSNQGSTSQPPKPTVTFKAFQAVRPLEFKGTTDPIVARTWLKEIEKAFEIVGVEDEKKTLFATYMLKGEANFWWEARRGLEGTGIITWDRFTKLFLDKYYPKYLENQMELQFLELKQGNLSVAEYETKFSELSRFVPHHVDTDEKRALRFQQGLKPWIQNRVAVFELTNYATLVQKAAIVAKRSELYNRERNDNKRKAPQFERSQGKKLCNQKVKKPFVNKEFRKEGNLRVGNREVREENQRFKPPQSTHLLQERPLLPECKTCGKRHPAPCYQESITCFICGQKGHIASRCQNKAITCYKCGKKGHMAKDCRSVQKESDVPRLPAPPGGNKPTARTFNMSLKDALADNDVISGTLTVNSQDACVLIDSGATKSFISVKFMQKLGIDPIPLAEPMNIEIANQDTIPVDRVCPRCEVMIQK, from the coding sequence ATGGATCAACAGCCAAATGAAACCCCACCAGAACGAAACCAAGAAACACCAGAAGGTCCACCTCCtggatttgaaaattttaatcctCAAATGATGCAGATGTTCTTTAACTTTCTACAACAACAAGCTCAGAACAATTCCAACAACTCCAACCAAGGCTCAACTAGCCAACCACCTAAACCAACGGTAACCTTCAAAGCTTTTCAAGCAGTGCGCCCTCTTGAGTTTAAGGGAACTACTGATCCTATTGTAGCAAGAACTTGGTTAAAAGAAATTGAGAAAGCTTTTGAGATAGTAGGTGTGGAGGATGAAAAGAAGACTCTGTTTGCAACTTATATGCTCAAAGGGGAAGCTAATTTTTGGTGGGAAGCAAGAAGGGGATTAGAAGGTACTGGTATTATAACCTGGGATAGGTTCACCAAACTATTCCTAGATAAGTACTATCCAAAATATCTCGAAAACCAAATGGAGCTCCAGTTTCTAGAGCTTAAACAAGGGAACTTATCTGTAGCGGAATACGAGACCAAATTTTCAGAACTTTCTAGGTTTGTGCCACATCATGTTGATACAGATGAGAAAAGGGCGCTTCGTTTCCAACAAGGACTGAAACCTTGGATTCAGAACCGGGTAGCTGTCTTCGAACTCACCAACTATGCGACTTTGGTTCAGAAAGCTGCTATTGTGGCAAAAAGGAGCGAGCTCTACAACCGCGAAAGGAATGACAACAAGCGTAAGGCTCCTCAGTTTGAACGAAGCCAGGGAAAGAAGCTGTGCAATCAAAAGGTTAAGAAGCCTTTTGTTAACAAGGAATTCCGAAAGGAGGGAAATCTTCGGGTGGGTAACCGAGAAGTTCGTGAGGAGAACCAGAGGTTTAAGCCACCACAGTCGACGCACCTTCTTCAGGAAAGACCACTGCTACCAGAGTGCAAAACATGTGGGAAAAGGCATCCGGCTCCGTGCTATCAGGAATCCATTACTTGCTTTATCTGTGGTCAGAAAGGTCACATTGCTTCCCGGTGCCAGAACAAGGCGATTACTTGCTATAAATGTGGGAAGAAGGGTCATATGGCCAAAGATTGCCGATCTGTGCAAAAAGAGAGCGATGTTCCAAGGCTACCAGCTCCGCCAGGAGGCAACAAACCAACTGCTCGCACCTTCAACATGTCTTTGAAGGATGCTCTGGCCGACAATGATGTGATATCAGGTACGCTTACCGTAAATTCTCAAGATGCTTGTGTGTTGATTGACTCGGGTGCTACCAAATCGTTTATTTCTGTAAAATTCATGCAAAAGTTGGGAATTGATCCGATACCCTTAGCGGAACCTATGAATATAGAGATAGCTAACCAAGATACTATTCCAGTGGATCGAGTGTGTCCTAGATGTGAAGTAATGATCCAGAAATAA